From a single Leptospira neocaledonica genomic region:
- the secY gene encoding preprotein translocase subunit SecY, whose amino-acid sequence MLTSIANIFKIPELRNKVFFTLGMLLLFRLGTHITIPGIDPKVVSAIALDANAAEGLVGMFDMFAGGALLNFSIFALGIMPYISSSIIMQLVMVLVPSLQKLQKEGEEGRKKISQYTKYGTILLCGVQSLAVIRLAQRWSYGADNAPALHPGLIHSSVESWFFFIALLSITTGTVLLIWLGEQITERGIGNGISLLIFAGIVGRLPVSVAQLFRENFVDGLNIIILLLLFILLIALTVLLTQGVRKVPLQYGKQMVGRKMVQAKSQSIPFKVNGASVMPIIFASSLLLFPQTIIQQISELPNWAGWVLLLDYLNPFSQTWYHAAFYFFVYIALIVFFAYFYTAIQFNPGELAENLRKYNGFIPGIRPGSHTKEYIEKVLNRITLPGAVFLAGLALAPYIIIRFLNLGTNSGGGSLVYTFGGTSLLIMVGVALETLKQLESQLLMRNYDGFLKKTKIKGRS is encoded by the coding sequence ATGCTGACTTCGATCGCAAATATCTTCAAAATTCCAGAATTGAGAAACAAGGTTTTCTTTACTCTTGGCATGCTCTTACTCTTCCGTCTCGGAACTCATATTACTATTCCTGGTATCGATCCTAAGGTAGTTTCCGCAATCGCTTTGGATGCAAATGCAGCCGAAGGACTTGTAGGAATGTTCGATATGTTCGCGGGAGGAGCTCTTCTAAACTTCTCCATCTTTGCATTAGGGATCATGCCTTATATTTCTTCTTCCATCATTATGCAGTTAGTGATGGTGCTTGTGCCTTCTTTACAAAAACTTCAAAAAGAAGGAGAAGAAGGTCGTAAGAAGATCAGTCAGTACACCAAATACGGAACCATTCTGCTTTGCGGAGTGCAGTCTTTAGCAGTTATCCGTTTGGCTCAACGTTGGTCTTATGGAGCAGACAATGCACCTGCTCTTCACCCGGGTCTGATCCACTCGTCTGTTGAATCTTGGTTCTTCTTTATCGCTCTATTATCCATCACTACTGGAACAGTTCTTTTAATCTGGCTCGGTGAACAAATCACTGAGAGAGGGATCGGTAACGGTATTTCTCTTTTGATCTTCGCTGGTATCGTAGGACGTCTTCCAGTTTCCGTAGCTCAGTTGTTCCGTGAGAACTTCGTAGACGGACTGAATATTATCATTCTTCTTCTTTTATTCATTCTACTCATCGCGTTAACTGTTCTTCTTACTCAAGGTGTCCGTAAGGTGCCTTTGCAGTATGGAAAACAAATGGTGGGAAGAAAAATGGTCCAAGCTAAGTCTCAAAGCATTCCTTTCAAAGTGAATGGCGCGAGCGTAATGCCGATCATATTCGCTTCTTCTTTATTACTTTTTCCTCAAACGATCATCCAACAGATCTCCGAGCTTCCTAATTGGGCGGGCTGGGTTCTTCTATTGGATTATCTGAACCCATTCTCTCAGACTTGGTATCACGCTGCGTTCTACTTCTTTGTGTATATAGCACTCATCGTGTTCTTCGCATATTTTTATACTGCGATCCAATTCAATCCGGGAGAACTTGCGGAGAATCTTCGTAAGTATAATGGATTCATTCCTGGAATTCGTCCAGGTTCTCATACTAAGGAATATATTGAGAAGGTCCTAAATAGGATCACTCTTCCTGGTGCAGTTTTCTTAGCAGGACTTGCATTAGCTCCTTATATTATTATTCGTTTCTTGAATTTAGGAACTAACTCCGGTGGTGGATCTTTGGTTTACACCTTCGGAGGAACTTCTCTATTGATCATGGTAGGGGTGGCTTTGGAAACTCTGAAACAATTAGAGTCCCAATTGCTGATGAGAAACTACGACGGTTTCTTGAAAAAAACTAAGATCAAGG